Proteins co-encoded in one Novosphingobium sp. PP1Y genomic window:
- the rpsA gene encoding 30S ribosomal protein S1 — MATSANPTRDDFAKMLDDQLGGVADDGFEGRVVKGTITAIENDKAVIDVGLKSEGRVPLREFARGEAEHGLKVGDEVEVYVDRVENAEGEAMLSRDRARREAAWDKLENEFGEGKRVEGVIFGRVKGGFTVDLDGAVAFLPGSQVDIRPVRDVTPLMDVPQPFQILKMDRRRGNIVVSRRAVLEETRAEQRSELIDKLSEGQVIDGVVKNITDYGAFVDLGGIDGLLHVTDMSYKRVNHPSEVINIGDTVTVQIIRINSETQRISLGMKQLESDPWEGAAAKYPVGVKLSGTVTNITEYGAFVELEPGIEGLVHVSEMSWTKKNVHPGKIVSTSQEVEVMVLEVDSDKRRISLGLKQAQQNPWEAFAEKHPVGSQVEGEVKNATEFGLFIGLDGDVDGMVHMSDIAWGISGEDALALHRKGEQVSAVVLDVDVEKERISLGMKQLERGAPAAGIAAAGSTLRRGETCTVTVLEVRDGGLEVQAGEDGATGFIKRSDLGRDRDEQRPDRFQVGQKVDAMVTGFDRSKKPNFSIKARQLAEEKEAVEQYGSSDSGASLGDILGEALKNR; from the coding sequence ATGGCTACTTCTGCCAATCCGACTCGCGACGATTTCGCGAAAATGCTTGACGACCAGCTCGGCGGCGTCGCCGATGACGGCTTCGAAGGCCGCGTCGTCAAGGGTACCATCACCGCCATCGAAAACGACAAGGCCGTCATCGACGTCGGTCTCAAGAGCGAAGGCCGCGTGCCGCTGCGCGAATTCGCGCGCGGTGAAGCCGAGCACGGCCTGAAGGTCGGCGACGAAGTCGAAGTCTATGTCGACCGCGTCGAGAACGCCGAAGGCGAAGCGATGCTGTCGCGCGACCGCGCCCGCCGCGAAGCCGCATGGGACAAGCTCGAAAACGAATTCGGCGAAGGCAAGCGCGTCGAAGGCGTGATCTTCGGCCGCGTCAAGGGCGGCTTCACCGTCGACCTCGACGGCGCCGTTGCGTTCCTCCCCGGCTCGCAGGTCGACATCCGCCCCGTGCGCGACGTCACCCCGCTCATGGATGTGCCGCAGCCCTTCCAGATCCTCAAGATGGACCGTCGCCGTGGCAACATCGTCGTGTCGCGCCGCGCCGTCCTCGAAGAAACCCGCGCCGAACAGCGCAGCGAGCTGATCGACAAGCTGAGCGAAGGCCAGGTCATCGACGGCGTCGTCAAGAACATCACCGACTACGGTGCGTTCGTTGACCTGGGCGGCATCGACGGCCTGCTCCATGTCACCGACATGAGCTACAAGCGCGTCAACCACCCGAGCGAAGTGATCAACATCGGCGACACCGTCACCGTCCAGATCATCCGCATCAACAGCGAAACGCAGCGCATCTCGCTGGGCATGAAGCAGCTCGAGAGCGATCCGTGGGAAGGCGCAGCCGCCAAGTACCCGGTCGGCGTGAAGCTGAGCGGCACCGTCACCAACATCACCGAATACGGCGCCTTCGTGGAACTGGAGCCGGGCATCGAGGGCCTCGTCCACGTGTCCGAAATGTCCTGGACCAAGAAGAACGTCCACCCGGGCAAGATCGTTTCGACCTCGCAGGAAGTCGAAGTCATGGTGCTCGAGGTCGACTCCGACAAGCGCCGCATCTCGCTCGGCCTCAAGCAGGCTCAGCAGAACCCCTGGGAAGCCTTCGCCGAGAAGCACCCGGTCGGCTCGCAGGTCGAGGGCGAAGTCAAGAACGCCACCGAATTCGGCCTGTTCATCGGCCTGGACGGCGACGTCGACGGCATGGTCCACATGTCGGACATCGCATGGGGCATCTCGGGCGAGGACGCCCTGGCCCTGCACCGCAAGGGCGAGCAGGTCTCGGCCGTGGTTCTCGACGTCGACGTCGAGAAGGAACGCATCAGCCTCGGCATGAAGCAGCTTGAGCGCGGTGCTCCGGCCGCCGGCATCGCCGCTGCTGGCAGCACCCTGCGCCGCGGTGAAACCTGCACCGTCACCGTTCTCGAAGTCCGCGACGGCGGCCTGGAAGTCCAGGCCGGCGAAGATGGCGCCACCGGCTTCATCAAGCGTTCGGACCTCGGCCGCGACCGCGACGAACAGCGTCCGGACCGTTTCCAGGTCGGCCAGAAGGTCGATGCCATGGTCACCGGTTTCGACCGCTCGAAGAAGCCGAACTTCTCGATCAAGGCCCGTCAGCTGGCCGAAGAGAAGGAAGCGGTCGAGCAGTACGGTTCGTCGGACTCGGGTGCGTCGCTCGGCGACATCCTTGGCGAAGCGCTCAAGAATCGTTGA
- the gloB gene encoding hydroxyacylglutathione hydrolase — MLEVHQFPCLSDNYGFLLHDHDSEETVCIDTPDADEYLRQAGKKGWQITQIWNTHWHPDHAGGNETIKRVTNCSVTGPKAEADKITGIDRMVGQGDVIRIGDRKACVIDVGGHTLGHVAYHLPGARMAFVGDSVFALGCGRMFEGTPEQFWTSLKRVKALPAETMLYCAHEYTAANAKFAVHADPDNAELAGYVEEILKHRAHDQPTVPMKLERELATNPFLRADNPRVQARWGGGDAVATFAALRRAKDDFRG, encoded by the coding sequence ATGCTCGAAGTCCACCAGTTTCCCTGCCTGTCCGACAACTACGGCTTCCTGCTGCACGATCACGATAGCGAGGAAACCGTCTGCATCGACACGCCCGATGCCGACGAGTACCTGCGCCAGGCCGGCAAGAAGGGCTGGCAGATCACGCAGATCTGGAACACCCACTGGCACCCCGACCACGCCGGCGGCAACGAGACGATCAAGCGCGTCACCAATTGCTCGGTCACTGGCCCCAAGGCGGAAGCCGACAAGATCACGGGGATCGACCGCATGGTCGGCCAGGGCGATGTCATCAGGATCGGGGACCGCAAGGCCTGCGTCATCGACGTCGGAGGCCACACGCTAGGCCACGTCGCATATCATCTGCCCGGTGCCCGGATGGCCTTCGTCGGCGATTCGGTGTTCGCCCTGGGATGCGGCCGCATGTTCGAAGGGACCCCGGAGCAGTTCTGGACCAGCCTCAAGCGGGTAAAGGCCCTGCCGGCGGAAACCATGCTCTACTGCGCACATGAGTACACTGCCGCCAACGCAAAGTTCGCGGTCCATGCCGATCCCGACAACGCAGAGCTTGCCGGCTATGTCGAAGAGATCCTGAAACACCGCGCCCACGATCAGCCCACTGTGCCGATGAAGCTGGAACGCGAGCTGGCGACCAATCCCTTCCTGCGCGCCGACAATCCCCGGGTGCAGGCCCGTTGGGGCGGCGGCGATGCCGTGGCCACCTTTGCGGCCCTCAGGCGCGCCAAGGATGATTTCAGGGGGTGA
- the rimM gene encoding ribosome maturation factor RimM (Essential for efficient processing of 16S rRNA) — MADNDRTVTLAAVSGAHGVTGEVRLKLFGEGVAALKRYRAFNDSTLTLKKLRDDGKGGAIARFEEVADRNAAEKLRGTALTVPRSAMPELEDGEYYFADLIGLAAVSDTGEALGTCVAVENFGAGDVVEIERPPGEDGKRRRFMVPMNEAAVPEWDHEKLVIAAAFAEE; from the coding sequence GTGGCTGATAACGACCGCACCGTCACGCTGGCTGCCGTTTCCGGCGCCCACGGCGTGACGGGCGAAGTCCGCCTCAAGCTGTTCGGTGAAGGCGTGGCGGCGCTCAAGCGCTACCGCGCCTTCAACGATTCGACCCTTACGCTCAAGAAGCTGCGCGATGACGGAAAGGGCGGCGCCATCGCCCGCTTCGAGGAAGTGGCTGACCGCAACGCCGCCGAGAAGTTGCGCGGTACCGCACTTACCGTGCCTCGCTCGGCGATGCCTGAGCTGGAGGATGGCGAGTACTACTTTGCGGATCTCATCGGTCTGGCCGCGGTTTCCGATACGGGTGAAGCGCTGGGTACCTGTGTCGCGGTGGAGAACTTCGGAGCCGGCGACGTCGTCGAGATCGAGCGACCACCGGGCGAGGATGGCAAGCGCCGCCGCTTCATGGTGCCGATGAACGAGGCAGCCGTGCCCGAATGGGATCACGAGAAGCTGGTGATCGCCGCCGCTTTTGCGGAAGAATGA
- the ffh gene encoding signal recognition particle protein has translation MFDSLSDRLGGVFDKLRGRGALKEQDVRDAMREVRIALLEADVALPVVRRFVDQVTEKAVGQSVLRSVTPGQQVVKIVNDALVEMLGGDTTPELDLNASPPVVIMMVGLQGSGKTTSTAKIAKLLKEKHGKKAMMASLDVNRPAAQEQLKVLGEQVGVATLPIIAGQQPTEIATRAMQSAKLQAIDVLLLDTAGRLHVDQQLMDEMKAVAAISNPRETLLVVDSLTGQDAVNVAQSFSGEVDLTGVVLTRMDGDARGGAALSMRAVTGKPIKFAGTGEKADAIEVFHPSRVANRILGMGDVVSLVEKAAESVKVEEAEALAKRMEQGKFDMNDLRTQLRQMQNMGGLGMLAGMMPGMKKAKAAMQQSGMDDKVLLRMDAIIGSMTPKERANPALLNAKRKIRVANGSGTQVQDVNKLLKMHMEMSKAMKQIKKMGGLKGLAAMFGKGGLDGAMPGLGGKGLGPGAGGLPGLGGAGQPDLSKFLKK, from the coding sequence ATGTTCGACAGCCTTTCCGATCGTCTCGGCGGCGTGTTCGACAAGCTGCGCGGTCGCGGCGCGCTCAAGGAGCAGGACGTTCGCGATGCCATGCGCGAAGTGCGCATCGCGCTGCTCGAGGCCGACGTCGCCCTCCCGGTCGTTCGCCGATTCGTCGATCAGGTCACTGAAAAGGCGGTAGGCCAGTCGGTCCTGCGCTCGGTCACGCCGGGCCAGCAGGTCGTCAAGATCGTCAACGACGCCCTGGTGGAAATGCTCGGCGGCGATACGACGCCGGAGCTCGACCTCAACGCTTCTCCGCCGGTCGTCATCATGATGGTCGGCCTCCAGGGCTCGGGCAAGACCACCAGCACTGCCAAGATCGCCAAGCTGCTCAAGGAGAAGCACGGCAAGAAGGCGATGATGGCCTCGCTCGACGTCAACCGTCCGGCTGCCCAGGAACAGCTCAAGGTTCTGGGCGAGCAGGTCGGCGTTGCCACACTGCCGATCATCGCCGGACAGCAGCCCACCGAGATCGCCACCCGCGCGATGCAGTCGGCGAAGCTGCAGGCGATCGACGTCCTCCTGCTCGACACTGCCGGCCGTCTCCACGTCGACCAGCAGCTGATGGACGAGATGAAGGCGGTTGCCGCCATCTCGAACCCGCGCGAGACCTTGCTCGTCGTCGACTCGCTGACCGGCCAGGACGCTGTCAACGTCGCGCAGAGCTTCTCGGGCGAAGTGGATCTGACCGGCGTCGTGCTGACCCGCATGGACGGCGATGCCCGCGGCGGTGCCGCGCTTTCGATGCGCGCGGTTACCGGCAAGCCGATCAAGTTCGCCGGTACCGGCGAAAAGGCCGATGCGATCGAGGTGTTCCACCCGAGCCGCGTTGCCAACCGCATCCTTGGCATGGGCGATGTCGTCAGCCTCGTCGAGAAGGCCGCCGAATCGGTCAAGGTCGAGGAAGCCGAAGCGCTGGCCAAGCGCATGGAGCAGGGCAAGTTCGACATGAACGACCTGCGCACCCAGCTGCGCCAGATGCAGAACATGGGCGGTCTTGGCATGCTGGCCGGGATGATGCCGGGCATGAAGAAGGCCAAGGCGGCGATGCAGCAGTCGGGCATGGACGACAAGGTCCTGCTGCGCATGGACGCGATCATCGGTTCGATGACGCCCAAGGAGCGGGCGAATCCCGCGCTGCTCAACGCCAAGCGCAAGATCCGCGTCGCCAATGGTTCGGGTACCCAGGTCCAGGACGTCAACAAGCTGCTGAAAATGCACATGGAGATGTCCAAGGCCATGAAGCAGATCAAGAAGATGGGCGGCCTCAAGGGGCTTGCCGCGATGTTCGGCAAGGGCGGCCTCGACGGCGCCATGCCGGGTCTCGGCGGCAAGGGTCTCGGCCCCGGCGCGGGCGGGTTGCCCGGGCTCGGCGGAGCCGGTCAGCCCGATCTCAGCAAGTTTTTGAAGAAGTGA
- the rpsP gene encoding 30S ribosomal protein S16, producing MSVAIRLSRGGAKKRPYYKVVVSNSRAPRDGKYLEQVGTYNPLLAKDDENRVRLNEDRVRYWLGVGAQPTDRVARMLDKAGIKERAATSNPQKGEPGQKAKDRAEEKAEKLREAEEAAKAAAEAPAEEAPAAEEAPAAEATEEQTEG from the coding sequence ATGTCCGTAGCTATCCGTCTTTCGCGCGGTGGTGCCAAGAAGCGCCCGTACTACAAGGTCGTCGTGTCCAACTCGCGCGCTCCGCGCGACGGCAAGTATCTCGAGCAGGTTGGCACCTACAACCCGCTGCTCGCCAAGGACGACGAGAACCGCGTTCGCCTGAACGAAGACCGCGTGCGCTACTGGCTTGGCGTTGGCGCCCAGCCGACCGACCGCGTTGCCCGTATGCTCGACAAGGCAGGCATCAAGGAACGCGCCGCGACCAGCAACCCGCAGAAGGGTGAGCCGGGCCAGAAGGCCAAGGATCGCGCCGAAGAGAAGGCCGAGAAGCTGCGTGAGGCCGAAGAGGCTGCCAAGGCTGCTGCAGAAGCACCCGCCGAGGAAGCACCGGCTGCCGAGGAAGCTCCCGCTGCCGAAGCGACCGAGGAACAGACCGAGGGCTGA
- a CDS encoding F0F1 ATP synthase subunit C encodes MDAEAAKLLGAGLAAIGCGLASIGVGSVFAKFLEGALRNPGAADAQQGRLFIGFAGAELLGLLSFVVAALLIFA; translated from the coding sequence ATGGACGCAGAAGCTGCAAAGCTGCTTGGTGCTGGTCTCGCCGCTATCGGTTGCGGTCTCGCTTCGATCGGCGTGGGTAGCGTTTTCGCCAAGTTCCTCGAAGGCGCGCTGCGCAACCCGGGTGCTGCCGACGCGCAGCAGGGCCGTCTCTTCATCGGCTTCGCCGGTGCCGAGCTTCTCGGTCTGCTTTCGTTCGTTGTTGCCGCGCTGCTGATCTTCGCCTGA
- a CDS encoding F0F1 ATP synthase subunit A: MHQFSIQPLFGSDGWNIAGYNIAFTNSALWMAIATVALLVFVAGGAKRQLVPGRWQMAVETFTGFVDGMLAANVGPNGKKYVPYIFSLFMFILFANFLGLLPLGVIGLHPFTFTSHFSATGVLSILSFSIVLIVGFVKHKLHFFSLFVPHGTPVVMVVPIFFVELISFLVRPFSLGLRLFVAMMAGHVLLEVLSSFVISSGNANIGLFAIAGLPSFVLMVGICALELLVAGIQAYVFALLTCVYLNDAENLH; this comes from the coding sequence ATGCATCAGTTCAGCATCCAGCCGTTGTTCGGCTCGGATGGCTGGAATATCGCGGGTTACAACATCGCCTTTACGAACAGTGCGTTGTGGATGGCTATCGCCACCGTCGCCCTGCTGGTCTTCGTTGCGGGTGGCGCCAAGCGCCAGCTCGTGCCGGGTCGCTGGCAGATGGCGGTCGAGACCTTCACCGGTTTCGTCGATGGAATGCTGGCCGCCAACGTCGGCCCCAACGGCAAGAAGTACGTTCCGTACATCTTCTCGCTGTTCATGTTCATTCTCTTCGCGAACTTCCTTGGCCTGCTGCCGCTCGGTGTGATCGGCCTGCATCCCTTCACGTTCACCAGCCACTTCTCGGCCACCGGCGTGCTCTCGATCCTGTCGTTCTCGATCGTGCTCATCGTCGGCTTCGTGAAGCACAAGCTGCACTTCTTCTCGCTCTTCGTGCCGCACGGCACGCCCGTGGTGATGGTTGTTCCGATCTTCTTCGTCGAACTCATCTCGTTCCTGGTGCGTCCGTTCAGCCTTGGTCTGCGACTTTTCGTCGCCATGATGGCCGGCCACGTCCTGCTCGAAGTGCTTTCGAGCTTCGTGATCAGCTCGGGCAACGCCAACATCGGCCTGTTCGCCATTGCCGGTCTGCCCAGCTTCGTGCTGATGGTCGGCATCTGCGCGCTGGAACTGCTCGTGGCCGGCATCCAGGCCTACGTGTTCGCTCTTCTCACCTGCGTCTATCTGAACGACGCAGAGAACCTTCACTGA
- a CDS encoding YnbE family lipoprotein, translating into MQQGRPRSGWRAACAAMVVLGTVPALGGCINVSAPDKPIVIELNINIRQEVIYKLAADAANTIDENPEIF; encoded by the coding sequence ATGCAGCAGGGAAGGCCCCGGTCCGGCTGGCGCGCCGCATGCGCCGCGATGGTGGTGTTGGGCACGGTCCCGGCGCTTGGGGGGTGCATCAATGTTTCCGCGCCCGACAAGCCGATCGTGATCGAGCTGAACATCAACATCAGGCAGGAAGTGATCTACAAGTTGGCGGCGGATGCAGCCAATACGATCGACGAGAACCCGGAGATTTTCTGA
- a CDS encoding F-type H+-transporting ATPase subunit b, with protein sequence MPQIEQLAATYSSQIFWLLVFFGFTFFVVGRGMVPKVMDTVAQRDKQISDDLIAAERARKQANEEEEAWRVRENTNRAEAQALIAEARTKAAAATEQRLAAAQSVIDTKLAEAEARIAEARKSAAAEIEDVAADATRDIVSRIAGLSLDDAAVRATVKENLVHG encoded by the coding sequence ATGCCTCAGATCGAACAGCTAGCCGCGACCTATTCCAGCCAGATCTTCTGGCTGCTGGTCTTCTTCGGTTTCACCTTCTTCGTCGTCGGACGGGGCATGGTGCCGAAGGTGATGGATACGGTTGCGCAGCGCGACAAACAGATTTCCGACGACCTCATCGCTGCAGAGCGCGCGCGCAAGCAGGCCAATGAGGAAGAGGAAGCATGGCGCGTGCGTGAGAACACCAATCGCGCCGAGGCTCAGGCCCTGATCGCCGAGGCCCGCACCAAGGCCGCTGCCGCTACCGAGCAGCGTCTTGCCGCCGCCCAGTCCGTGATCGACACGAAGCTGGCCGAAGCCGAAGCCCGTATCGCGGAGGCCCGCAAGTCGGCTGCCGCCGAGATCGAGGACGTCGCTGCCGACGCCACCCGCGATATCGTCAGCCGCATCGCCGGCCTGTCTCTCGACGATGCCGCGGTTCGTGCGACCGTGAAGGAGAACCTGGTCCATGGCTGA
- the aroA gene encoding 3-phosphoshikimate 1-carboxyvinyltransferase has translation MRPRRFLPTGPLKGRIRVPGDKSISHRSIMLGALAVGETRVTGLLEGEDVLATAAAMRAMGASVERVGDSESGGEWVVNGVGVGALLQPEAPLDMGNSGTSTRLLMGLIASHPITATFIGDASLSKRPMGRVITPLSQMGASFEASEGGRLPLILKGTSPAVPITYRLPVASAQVKSAVLLAGLNTPGRTTVIEPVPTRDHSERMLKGFGAQLEVEVEPDGTRIITVTGEAELRPQVIDVPGDPSSAAFFIVAALLVPGSEVLIENVGLNPTRAGLVSVLRQMGGDITEVNPREVGGEPVADLLVKHSVLKGIDVDPEIAPAMIDEFPVLFVAASLAEGKTTTSGLDELRVKESDRLAVMAAALTAAGARIEEREDGLVIEGTGGEALPGTEAAIATHLDHRIAMSMAVAGLVSRGGVEVDDTRPIATSFPVFESMLAGLVA, from the coding sequence ATGCGCCCCCGCCGCTTCCTGCCGACCGGCCCGCTCAAGGGCAGGATTCGCGTCCCGGGCGACAAGTCGATCAGCCACCGCTCCATCATGCTGGGTGCGCTGGCCGTGGGTGAAACCCGCGTGACCGGCCTGCTGGAGGGCGAAGACGTGCTGGCAACGGCTGCAGCGATGCGGGCGATGGGCGCCTCGGTCGAACGCGTCGGCGACAGCGAATCTGGCGGCGAATGGGTAGTGAACGGCGTGGGCGTAGGCGCCCTGCTCCAGCCCGAGGCCCCGCTGGACATGGGCAATTCGGGCACTTCGACCCGCCTGCTGATGGGCCTGATCGCCAGCCACCCGATCACCGCCACCTTCATCGGCGATGCCAGCCTGTCGAAGCGCCCGATGGGCCGCGTCATCACGCCGCTCTCGCAGATGGGCGCCAGCTTCGAAGCGAGCGAGGGCGGGCGCCTGCCGCTGATCCTCAAGGGGACGTCGCCCGCGGTGCCGATCACGTATCGCCTGCCGGTCGCCTCTGCGCAGGTGAAAAGCGCGGTCCTGCTCGCAGGCCTGAACACGCCGGGCAGGACGACGGTCATCGAACCCGTACCCACGCGCGACCATTCCGAACGCATGCTCAAGGGATTTGGCGCGCAGCTCGAGGTCGAAGTCGAACCGGACGGCACGCGCATCATCACCGTGACCGGCGAAGCGGAACTTCGGCCGCAAGTCATCGACGTGCCGGGAGACCCTTCCTCTGCCGCGTTCTTCATCGTGGCCGCCCTCCTCGTTCCCGGCAGCGAAGTGCTGATCGAGAATGTCGGCCTCAATCCCACGCGAGCAGGCCTCGTTTCGGTCCTGCGCCAGATGGGCGGCGACATCACCGAGGTTAACCCGCGCGAAGTGGGCGGCGAGCCGGTCGCCGACCTGCTCGTCAAGCACTCGGTCCTCAAGGGCATCGACGTCGATCCGGAGATCGCGCCCGCCATGATCGACGAGTTCCCCGTCCTTTTCGTTGCTGCCTCGCTGGCCGAGGGCAAGACGACCACGAGCGGCCTCGACGAATTGCGTGTCAAGGAATCGGACCGCCTCGCCGTCATGGCCGCCGCACTCACGGCAGCGGGCGCGCGCATCGAGGAGCGCGAGGACGGCCTCGTGATCGAAGGCACCGGCGGCGAAGCGCTCCCCGGCACGGAAGCGGCGATCGCCACGCACCTCGACCACCGAATTGCCATGTCGATGGCCGTGGCTGGCCTTGTCAGCCGTGGCGGCGTCGAAGTCGACGATACCCGTCCGATCGCCACCAGCTTCCCGGTTTTCGAATCGATGCTGGCCGGGCTGGTCGCATGA
- a CDS encoding YdbL family protein, translating to MASLFRKSVAAIGIAGAMLALGAGSAAFAQNRDPAYAAARAAGQVGEQTDGYLGVVGNASPDVRAMVKDLNNKRRAVYTEKAAGKSTIEEYAFATACRLILETKPGEKYQAPDGSWKVRDGGAPVRDPRCP from the coding sequence ATGGCAAGTCTGTTCCGCAAGTCTGTCGCCGCAATCGGCATCGCCGGTGCCATGTTGGCGCTGGGCGCCGGTAGCGCGGCTTTCGCCCAGAATCGCGACCCGGCCTACGCCGCCGCGCGCGCTGCGGGGCAGGTGGGCGAGCAGACCGATGGTTACCTCGGCGTGGTCGGCAATGCGTCGCCGGACGTTCGCGCCATGGTCAAGGACCTCAACAACAAGCGCCGCGCCGTCTACACCGAGAAGGCCGCAGGCAAGAGCACGATCGAGGAATATGCCTTCGCGACCGCGTGCCGCCTGATTCTCGAAACCAAGCCCGGTGAAAAGTATCAGGCGCCCGATGGCTCTTGGAAGGTCCGCGACGGCGGTGCACCGGTACGCGATCCGCGCTGCCCGTAA
- a CDS encoding d(CMP) kinase, with amino-acid sequence MIIAVDGPTASGKGTIARALAAHFGLPHLDTGLLYRAVGRQVMLNGGDPDDAEAALAACAFPDSLLDDPELRSEATGGLASRVSIHPPVRSALYERQRAFALQQGGAVLDGRDIGTVIAPEADAKLFIDASVEARAQRRFLEMQDQGREVSLEAIATDLAARDERDRNRADSPLVAANDAVLIDTSSLRREEAIAAAIAAVDAAMDRAHA; translated from the coding sequence ATGATTATTGCCGTCGACGGACCAACCGCCTCGGGCAAGGGCACCATTGCCAGGGCCCTCGCCGCTCACTTCGGACTGCCGCATCTCGATACCGGCCTGCTCTACCGTGCGGTGGGCCGCCAGGTCATGCTGAACGGCGGCGACCCCGACGATGCCGAAGCCGCACTTGCCGCCTGCGCCTTCCCCGACAGCCTGCTCGACGATCCCGAACTGCGCTCCGAAGCGACCGGGGGCCTTGCAAGCCGCGTTTCGATCCACCCGCCGGTGCGCAGCGCGCTCTACGAACGCCAGCGCGCATTCGCCCTGCAGCAGGGCGGCGCCGTGCTCGACGGCCGCGACATCGGCACCGTCATCGCTCCCGAGGCGGACGCCAAGCTGTTCATCGACGCCTCGGTCGAAGCCCGCGCCCAGCGCCGCTTCCTCGAAATGCAGGACCAGGGACGCGAGGTCTCGCTGGAGGCCATTGCCACCGACCTTGCCGCGCGCGACGAGCGCGACCGCAATCGCGCGGATTCGCCGCTCGTAGCGGCGAATGACGCAGTGCTGATCGACACCTCCAGCCTGCGCCGCGAAGAGGCCATCGCCGCGGCCATCGCCGCCGTCGATGCGGCCATGGATCGCGCCCACGCCTGA
- a CDS encoding AtpZ/AtpI family protein yields MSDEPNARDPVGEDARIDSLDERLKALREREEQRHKPVGGAESDASYRAGNRVLADLLGGVAGGLFLGWVIDHFAGTSPWGLLVMLFFGIFVAFRNIIRNSNQRPN; encoded by the coding sequence ATGAGCGACGAGCCAAACGCACGGGACCCTGTCGGTGAGGACGCCCGCATCGATTCGCTGGACGAAAGGCTCAAGGCCCTTCGCGAGCGGGAAGAGCAGCGTCACAAGCCGGTTGGAGGCGCGGAATCGGATGCGAGCTATCGCGCCGGAAACCGCGTCCTGGCCGACTTGCTGGGAGGTGTTGCCGGTGGCTTGTTCCTTGGCTGGGTGATTGATCACTTTGCCGGGACCTCGCCCTGGGGACTGTTGGTGATGTTGTTCTTCGGAATCTTCGTTGCCTTCAGAAATATTATAAGGAATTCGAACCAGCGCCCGAATTGA
- a CDS encoding TIGR02300 family protein, whose translation MAKPEWGAKHGCPKCGTRFYDLGKDDPVTCIECGNEWHPEPVLKSKQPIPYEEVQKKEAPEQEDSDLADDDLDIDDDGDSPDNDVDLGGDEDLGIGAGGDDDDRDE comes from the coding sequence ATGGCAAAGCCTGAGTGGGGCGCCAAGCACGGCTGCCCGAAATGCGGCACGCGCTTTTATGACCTGGGCAAGGACGACCCGGTTACCTGCATTGAGTGCGGCAACGAGTGGCATCCGGAACCGGTGCTGAAGTCGAAGCAGCCGATTCCCTATGAGGAAGTCCAGAAGAAGGAAGCCCCCGAGCAGGAGGACTCCGATCTGGCCGATGACGATCTCGACATCGATGATGACGGCGATTCGCCCGACAACGACGTCGACCTCGGCGGCGACGAAGATCTCGGCATCGGCGCAGGCGGTGACGACGACGATCGCGACGAGTAA